The Platichthys flesus chromosome 8, fPlaFle2.1, whole genome shotgun sequence genome has a window encoding:
- the rpl36a gene encoding large ribosomal subunit protein eL42, giving the protein MVNVPKTRRTYCKKCKKHQPHKVTQYKKGKDSLFAQGKRRYDRKQSGYGGQAKPIFRKKAKTTKKIVLRLECVEPNCRSKRMLAIKRCKHFELGGDKKRKGQVIQF; this is encoded by the exons ATG GTGAACGTCCCGAAGACCCGGAGGACCTACTGCAAGAAGTGCAAGAAGCACCAGCCTCACAAAGTCACCCAGTACAAGAAGGGGAAGGATTCCCTCTTTGCACAGG GTAAGAGGAGATACGACAGAAAGCAGTCCGGCTATGGGGGTCAGGCCAAGCCTATTTTCCGAAAGAAG GCTAAGACTACAAAGAAGATTGTGTTGAGGCTGGAGTGTGTGGAGCCCAACTGCAGATCCAAGAGAATGCTTGCCATCAAGAGGTGCAAGCACTTTGAGCTGGGAGGTGACAAGAAGAGAAAG GGCCAGGTCATCCAGTTCTAA
- the gla gene encoding alpha-galactosidase A produces the protein MIGFVFLLLLLVSIRPGAEALDNGLALTPTMGWLHWERFMCNIDCDKDPENCISERLYMQMADVMVKEGWREAGYEYVCIDDCWPSHQRDAQGRLQADPKRFPGGIKKLAEYIHSKGLKLGIYADVGKNTCAGYPGSLGHYETDAQTFADWNVDLLKFDGCFMDWTLLGEGYTNMSIALNQTGRSILYSCEWPLYEWPYKKPNYTAIRETCNHWRNYNDVEDSWSSIKSILDWTASHQDIIVPPAGPGGWNDPDMLVIGNFGLSHDQQESQMALWAIMAAPLLMSNDLRHICPRSKGLLQNRRIIEISQDPLGRQGFRTIKVDNFEVWERPLSHKRLAVAVLNRQETGGPRGLVIRAVPGWKICDPQCNVTQILPEYRELGVQSPKSKVVLSVNPSGTALVTLTPISSRFKMYELQKQETIL, from the exons ATGATCGGGTTCGtgttcctgctcctgctgctggtttccatCAGACCCGGAGCTGAAGCGTTAGACAACGGCCTGGCTCTGACTCCCACCATGGGCTGGCTGCACTGGGAGAGGTTCATGTGTAACATCGACTGTGACAAGGATCCGGAGAACTGCATCAG TGAGCGTCTGTACATGCAGATGGCCGACGTGATGGTGAAGGAGGGCTGGAGAGAAGCCGGCTACGAGTACGTCTGCATCGATGACTGCTGGCCCTCCCATCAGCGGGACGCCCAGGGCCGCCTGCAGGCAGACCCCAAAAGATTCCCCGGGGGCATCAAGAAACTGGCCGAATAT ATCCATTCTAAGGGTCTGAAGCTGGGGATCTATGCAGATGTTGGGAAAAACACCTGTGCCGGATACCCCGGCAGCCTGGGTCACTACGAGACTGACGCTCAGACGTTTGCCGACTGGAATGTGGACCTGCTCAAGTTTGATGGCTGCTTCATGGACTGGACCTTGTTGGGGGAAG GCTACACTAACATGTCAATAGCACTGAACCAAACCGGTAGAAGTATCCTGTACTCCTGCGAGTGGCCTTTATACGAGTGGCCTTACAAAAAG CCGAACTACACAGCCATCCGTGAGACATGTAACCACTGGCGCAACTACAACGACGTGGAGGACTCGTGGAGCTCCATCAAGTCCATCTTGGACTGGACGGCTTCTCATCAGGACATCATCGTCCCCCCGGCTGGACCTGGGGGCTGGAATGACCCTGATATG CTGGTCATTGGGAACTTTGGCCTGAGTCACGACCAGCAGGAGTCTCAGATGGCATTGTGGGCGATCATGGCGGCTCCTCTTCTCATGTCAAACGACCTGAGGCACATCTGTCCTCGCTCCAAGGGGCTGCTACAGAACAGACGCATCATAGAGATCAGCCAGGACCCACTGGGCCGGCAGGGATTCCGCACCATCAAG GTCGACAATTTTGAGGTGTGGGAGAGGCCTCTGTCTCACAAGCGTCTGGCTGTCGCTGTCCTGAACAGACAGGAGACCGGTGGTCCCCGGGGGCTGGTTATCAGAGCAGTTCCCGGCTGGAAGATCTGTGACCCCCAGTGTAATGTGACACAGATTCTGCCTGAGTACAGGGAGCTGGGAGTTCAGTCTCCAAAGAGCAAAGTGGTTTTATCAGTGAACCCGTCAGGTACCGCTCTTGTCACCCTCACTCCCATCAGCAGCAGGTTTAAGATGTACGAGCTGCAAAAGCAGGAAACCATTTTGTAA